The Streptobacillus felis genome includes the window CCAAATGATGAATTTATAGCTGACTTTATAGGTGAAACAAATTTCTTAACTGGAGAAATTACAGAAGTATTTGAAAATTATGCTTTAGCTATTTCAGATGAAATAGGAGAATTTAAAGTTGAACTTGATAAACCAGTAAAAGTAGGAGATAAAGTTAAATTAACTTTAAGACCAGAAAAAATAAAGGTTGATGTAAAAGTTCCTCGTGAAAATCCTAAATATAAGGTACTTAGAGGGGTAGTTGATGAAGTTATTTATTCAGGGTTCCAATCAAAACTATTTATAAAAGTTGAAGGTTCAAATAGAATAATTAGAGCATTTGATCAACATAGGGAATTTTTAGAAGAAGAAGAACTATTTGAATGGAAAGAAAAGGTGTATTTCTACTGGAATTATGAAGATGCATATCTAGTGGAGGTGTTCTAATGGCACGTAAAGACATACTACAAGAAAAATCTACACTAAGATATCTATATTTTTTGCCAATAACTATATGGATGAGCATATTTTTTGCAATTCCTACTGCAATAATAGTATATTTTAGTTTCTTAAAAAAAGGTGCTTATGGAGGTATTTCTAGTTATACTAATTTTACCTTAAAGGCATATAAAGATATATTTGCATCACAAGATATATTTAAAATAGTTTTAAAAACACTAAATTTATCTGTAATTATTACTATTATAACTATACTTATTGCAATACCAACTGCATACTTTATTTCTCGTTCAAAGAGAAAAAACCTATGGTTATTATTAGTTGTAATACCATTTTGGACTAACTTTTTAGTAAGAATATTTTCTATAGTTGCCCTTATAGGTAATAATGGAATATTAAATAGATTTTTAGTTAAAATATTTTTCTTAGATAAACCTTTAGATTTATTATACAATAGAAATGCTGTAATTATTATTTCTGTATATATATTCTTACCTTATGCTATATTACCGCTATATACAGCTATAGAAAAATTCGATTTTTCACTGATAGATGCAGCAAGGGATTTAGGTGCAAGTAATTTTACTGCACATATGAAGATATTTTTACCAGGAATAAAAAATGGAATAATAACAGCTTTAGTATTAACATTTGTACCTGCAATAGGATCATATGCAGTACCAGATTTAGTTGGAGGAACAGATGGAATAATGCTTGGGAATATTATAGCTACAAGAATGTTTAGTTTAAGAGATTGGCCATCAGCATCGGCTATTTCTACTCTATTTATACTTATTACTTCAGTATTTGTATGGATAGGAATAAAAGCAGATAAGGATGGTGATGAATAATGAATGAAAAAAGAAGATTTTCTTTATTCTTTTTCGTATTAGTAATGATTTTTTTCTATTTACCAATAATAATGTTAATATTATTATCTTTTAATTCAAGTAAAGGTTATGAATTTAAATCTTTTTCATTAAGATGGTATATAGATTTATTTACAAAATCACCAAGACTGTGGCAAGCTTTTGGAAGAAGTATAATTATTGCAATATCTTCTTCTGCAGTTTCTGTTGCTATTGCAATACTTGGTGCAATAGGTATAAAATGGTATAACTTTAAAGTTAAATCATATGTTAAGGTATTAAACTATATTCCTTTAGTAATACCAGATTTAATAATAGGGGTTTCATTACTTTTATTCTTTAATATGAATTTTGCTAAAATACCTTTAGGTATGTTTACAATATTTATTGCACATACGACATTTAATATACCTTTTTCTCTATTTATATTAATGTCTAGATTATCTGAATTTGATTTTTCTATAGTAGAAGCGTCAAGAGATCTAGGTGCAACAGAGTTTCAAACTTTAAATAAAGTAATATTACCTACCATGGTTCCAGGTATAATATCAGCCTTTTTAATGTCTCTAACATTATCACTTGATGATTTCGTAATTACAAGTTTTGTTACAGGTACAAATTCTGATACTTTACCAATACAAATATATTCAATGCTTAAATTTGGTGTAAGTCCAACTATTAATGCATTGTCAACTATATTAATACTAGGAACTTTAGTTCTAGCACTTTCGTCAAGAAAATTACAAAAATATATGTTGAGTTAAATATTTAATACTCTCTTTATTGTTTAAACAGTGAAGAGAGTTCTTTATTTCTAAACTTCACTTTTTGTTTTATATAACAATTCCCTTAGAATATCCATAACCATATTGTAAATAATTTTTTCATTTAGTATAATAATCTTATACAAAATATGGAGGGAATTTTATGAAGAAAATTATGTTAACAGTATTATCAATAACAACGCTTTTTGCTTGTAGTAGTATAAAAACTTTAGAAGTTGAGGATAAAGACTTCGTACTTGAGAGCATACAATATACAGAAAATGATAAAATAAATGCTTTAGGTAAAGGAATGACTTTAGAGTTTGAAAATAAAAAACTATCAGGTAAAAGTTCAGTAAACAATTTTTTTGCAGAATATAAGGTGGAAAATAACAAGTTGATAGTAGATGGCTTAGGTATTACAAGAATGGCTGGAGATCCAAAGGATATGGAATTAGAAACAGAATATTTAAATGCTTTACAAACTAATAAACATATTAGTAAAGAAGGAGAAAAATTAGTGCTTGAATCACAAAATGGAATGAAACTTATTTATACTAAAGAAATAGATGATGATGTTTTAGAAAATAAAAGTTTTAAATTAATAAATCCTGAATTTTCAGGTGCAGAAATTACTATAGGGTTTAAAGATGATAATGTATTTGGAAAAAGTGGTGTAAATAACTATTTTACAACATATGAAATTGAAGATAATGTATTAATATTACAAACTATAGGTTCAACATTAATGGCTGGAGATCAAAAAACAATGGATCTTGAATTTAAATACCTAGCTATGTTAAATAATGTGATAGGAATTGAATATGAAAATAACAAATTAACTCTTTATACTAAAGATAATCAAAAATTAATATTTAATGAAGTAAAATAGTACCTAGGTACTATTTTATTTTATTAATAAATATAAGACAATTACAATTATTAATAATATAAATCTATAAATTATTTTTTTGAAAATTGGAAATATTAATGGAAGTCCATTAAGTACTATTAAAAAAGTGATGAAAATAATTAAATCTTTGTGTTCTTTCATGTTTACTCCTTTGAAAAAATATATATTTAATATATATCATTTTTTAATTTACAATTCAATGTTTTTCCTATTTTTTTACATTAATCTATGGTATAATTTAAATAAATCAACTTAAAGGATGTAGATATGGTTAATAAATTTGATGAATTGATTAATGAAAGAAAAGAATTTCAAAGAAAATCAGACGGTGTGTCTGAAGTTAAAATTTTACGTGAAATAGTTAAGATGGCTAAAGATTTTTATGGTGAAATGTCAAATGAGTATATATATTATCTTAATGAATTAGGTGGTTCTGCTAAATATATAGGAGAATATGAATTAGGTATAAAAAGCTTAGAAGAAGCACTTTCTTTAATAGAAAAAAGAGAGGGTAGAAGATCGGTTGCTTATGGTACCTCTCTTTTAAATATAGCTGAAGTATATAGATTTAGAGGAGATTTAGATAAAATAGAAAAAATATATTTAGAAGTTTTATCTGTTTTTGATGAAAACAAGATGCAAAAAGAATATATTTATGCTGGACTTTGTAATAACATTGGTATTTTTTATCAAAATACATCAAGGGTTAGTGAAGCTATATCTTATCATGAAAAAAGTTTAAATATATTAGTTGATATGCCAGAACATTTAGTTGAACTTGCAACTACATATAATAATCTAGTTATGCCATATAAAGAAATAGGAGAAATGAAAAAGGCATATTCAAATTTAGAAAATGCTTTAGAAATTTATGCAGCTACTTTAGGTAAGAATCATTCTATGTATGGAGCAGCATTAAATAATAAGGCTATACTTAAATTTGAAGAAGGAGATTTTGTTAGTGCTTTAAATATATTTGAAACTGCATTAGATATTACAAAAAAATCTTTTGGAGAAAATAGTTTAAATTATCAAAATCTTTTATCTAATGTTGAATATATAAGAGATTTGATTAAGAAAACACAAAAAGAAGTTGATATAGAAGTTACTAGTGATTCAAAACTTATTGATATTTCTAGAGAATATACTAAGAAATATATATTACCAAAAATTAAAGAGAAAAATGAGGAACTATTAAGTAAGATTACCATAGGCCTTATTGGTGAAGGTTCAGAAGTAATAGGATATGATGATGAATATTCAAAAGATCATGATTATACTTTTATGCCCTTATTATTATTAAATAATGAAGATTATGAAAAATATTCTAAGGAATTAGAAGACATTTTACTATCTCTACCTCAGGAATTTTTAGGAATAAAACATGTTAATAATGATGTTATTGCTGAAAGACGTGGAGTAAAAAAAATAGGAGATTATTTATATAAATTTATAGGTAAAGAAGAAGCAAACTTAACTATAGAAGATTATAGAAAAATACCAGAATATGCGTTGTTTGCATTAACTAGTGGAGAAATATTTTATGCAGGTAATGATGAATTTACATCTATAATTCAAACTTTAATATATTATCCAAATATAATTAGAGAAAATAAGATAGCTACAGTATGTACACGTATTGCACAAAGTGGACAATATAACTATTTAAGATTAATGAAAAGAGAGGATAAGATAGCTGCTAATATGGCTAAAAGTGTATTTATAGAAAATGTAATACATTTAGTATACTTATTAAATTCTAAATATATGCCTTTCTATAAATGGTCATCTCGTGGTCTTAAAGATTTACCTATTTTAGGTAAAGATATGGAAAAAAGAATACTTGAATTGATTGACAATACAGTACTTGATAAGCATCAAATGTCTAATAGAATTGAAGAAATATGCTATTTCCTTGTAGAAGAAATTAAAAAACAAGGACTTAGTAAAGAAAAAGGATATTTTATGGTAAATCATGCTGCATATATACAAAAAAATATAGATGATGAATTTTTAAAATTATGGACACCTTTTGAAGATTAGGAGAAGTTATGGAAAGAAATGATTTGATAAAAGAGATTATAGACAGAGAATGGGAAATGTTTACTGTTCTTAAGAATACAGGAGGACCTGCAGAATGTCAAAATAATAAACCTGAATTTATAGTTATGAGAAAAGGACAATGGGATAATTTGCCTATAAATATATTACAAAGTTACTTAATAGATTTAAAAAAAGCAGAAGAAATAGGTAGAAATTTACTTGAAGAAAAATATATAAGAATGATGGAATTTTCAGCTCCTGAAGAATTTGAAGGTGTAAAAGATTTGCTTCCTGCATTATCACCGGGTGTAGAAGTATTGATAAAAAAAATAGAAAAAACATATCTTGCATGGGGAGATGAATTTGAGGCAAAATTCCCTAAATTCTCTAAACTATGTAGACCTTTAAGAAGTGAAGGGGATCAACCTGAAAGAGCTTCAGTTCAAACGTATTTAAGAGGAGAACTTTGTAGTTATTCACTTAAAACAATACTTTTTTACTCAGATTATATAGAAGATTGTGTTAAAAAAGGAATAAATTTAATTTATGAAACACATAGTGAAGTTGTAAAAATGAAAGGATTTGAATCTATAGAAGCAGTAGAAGTGTCGCTTGTAATTTAATATGAAATATGTTAAAATAATACAATAAAATTAATAAATAAAGGTGATTGACATGTTGATTAATTATGAAATTTTTAAACTAAAATTAGAAAATAAAATTAAAAAAAATCAAGAATTTTACAATGAACTACTAATAAACACTTTAGATAATCCCAAAAGATATATTGGGAATTTCAGAATTAGTAGTGCAGAGACTAAATTAATTCAGAATGTCACACAGAGTAATGAAATAAAATTTGGGGATTTTTTGGAGGATATTATTACAGACTATATTTCGATTATGGGATATAATAATTTAGAAAAAAAAATTGGTTTTGGTGAAGACGGAAGTTTTCTTAGTTCAGATCAAATTTTTTTAGATAAAAATTCAATAATATATTTAATAGAACAAAAAGTTAGAGACGATCATGATAGTACAAAGAAAAGAGGGCAGATAAATAACTTTATAAATAAAATTAATACTTTAATAGAAAAGTATCCAAACAATAATATAATTGCAAGTATGTGGTTTATTGATGATATGTTGAAAAAAAATAGAAAATATTACCAAGAGGAAATAGAAAAAATAAATTTAAATAATACAGAAATAAAATTATTCTATGGGAAAGATATTTTCGAATTTTTATTTGATAGGTTGGATGTTTGGGATGAACTTATATCACATATACTTAAATTTAAATTAGAAGAAGAAATAGCTTTAAGTATACCAGATTTTGATATGAGTGAAGAAATTTTTAATGCACTTAAATTTATGAAAAAAATAAGTGAAATGAGTAAAGAAGAAATAAAAAATAATAATAGATATAAGAAGATTAAAAGATTATATAAAAATTTATTTTCAAATAAACCTGATTATGTAGAGTTAAGAAAACTATTATTTAAAAATGGATATAATTTAAATAGAATTGAAAAATTTAAAGTGGAAGTTGATTTAATAAAATAAGGTGAAAATATGAAAAAAAATACATTTCCTATAAATAAAATAAATACAGTAAAATTAGGCGATAGCATTGAAGAATTAAAATTAATTCCGGATAATTCAGTAGATTTAATTTTTGCAGATCCACCCTATAATATGCAATTAGATGGTATATTGAAAAGGGTCGATGGTTCAGAGTTTAAAGGTGTTGAAGGTTCTAAATGGGATGAGTTTGAAAGTATTGAAGATTATAAAAAATTTACATATGAATGGTTAAAAGAAGCTAAGCGTATATTGAAAAAAAATAAGTCTTCTTTATGGGTAATAGGTTCGTTTCAAAATATATATTTGGTTGGAAATATTTTACAAGAATTAGGATTTTGGATAATAAATGATGTTATTTGGTCCAAAACAAACCCAACTCCAAATTTTATGGGTACAAAATTTACTAATAAACAAGAAACATTACTATGGGCAACTCCTTCAAAAAAAACAAAATATACATTTAATTATAAGACTATGAAAGAATTAAATGGTGGGAAACAAATGACTAGTATTTGGGAAATACCAGTTTCTACAGGTAATGAACGCCTTAAGGATAATAATGGAGAAAAGTTACATCCTACACAAAAACCAGAAAAATTATTATACAACATTATTATTTCTTCAACTCAAAAAGGAGATTTAATATTAGATCCTTTTTCAGGCACTGGAACTACAGCGGCTTTAGCTAAAAGATTAGGAAGGAAATATTTTGCAATTGAGAAAGATACAAAATATTATAAATATTCAGTTGAACGTATTAATTTAGAAATAGAAAAAAGTGATGATTATATAAACGCAAAATTTGATATAAAACCACCGATTGTTAAGTTTAAGGAATTAGTAGAGAAACAATATATTTTTAATAATGAAAAAGTATATTTTAAGAAAACAGAACTTTATGCTAATATATCGGAAGAGAAAGAATTATATTATGAGGGTAAACACTATGGTATTTCTAAATTAGGAGGTATTTTGAGTGGAATTGAATCAAATGTTAATGGTTGGGAAGTGTGGTATGTAGAAAGAAATGGGGAAAAAGTATCCATTTCAGATATACGTGATGAATATAGAGATAAAGAATTAAATTTTAAATAATATAGATATGATAAAATTAAATAATTAGGAGGAAAAATGTTAAAGATTACTTTGCCAGATGGAGCGCTTAGAGAAGTAGAAAGCATGAGTGTTATAGAATTTGCAAAAACTATATCAACTAGCTTAGCTAAAAAAACAGTTGGAGCTTTCTTTAATGGCACGCAAGTAGATATTACATATAATTTAGATGAAGATGGTACTTTAGAATTAATAACAACAGATAGTCCTAAGGGATTAGAAATATTAAGACATAGTACAGCACATGTAATGGCAGAAGCTGTTATGAACCTGTTTCCAAGTACTAAAGTTACTATAGGTCCAGCAATAGAAAATGGATTCTATTATGACTTTGATACTGAAAGACCTTTTACTGAAGAGGATTTAGTAAATATAGAAAAAGAAATGAAAAAATTAATTAAACAAAATGAAAAATTCTCAAGAACAGTTTGGTCTAGAGAAGAAGCTAGAAAACATTTTGAAAATGAAGGTCAAAACTATAAAGTAGAAATACTTGATTCACTTGAAGGAGAGGAATTTAGTATATATACACAAGGGAAATTTACAGATTTATGTAGAGGAACTCATTTACCTTCGACAGGATATATTAAAGCATTTAAATTATTAAATTCAGCAGGAGCATATTGGAGAGGTGATTCTAATAATAAAATGCTTCAAAGAATTTATGGAACAGCTTTCTATAGTCAAGATGAATTAGATGCATATATCAAACAAGTTGAAGAAGCAGAAAGAAGAGATCACAGAAAATTAGGTAAACAATTAAACCTATTCTTCTTAGATGAACATGGACCAGGATTCCCTTTCTTTATGCCTAAAGGTACTAGATTATTCAACAGATTACAAGAATTATGGAGAATAGAACATAACAAACAAGGTTATGATGAAATAAAAACTCCTATTATGCTTGATAAAGAATTATGGGAAATCTCAGGACACTGGTTTAACTATAGAGAAAATATGTATACATCAGTTATAGATGAAAAAGTTTATGCGATTAAACCTATGAATTGTCCAGGATCTATAATAGCATATAAGAATAATTTACATTCATATAAAGATTTACCATTAAAATATGCTGAAATGGGACATGTACATAGACATGAATTCTCAGGAGCTTTACATGGATTAATGAGAGTTAGAGCATTTACACAAGATGATGCTCATGTATTCTGTACACCTGATCAAATTAAAGACAGTATAAAAGAAATAGTAAATCTATATGATAAATACTATAAATTATTTGGGTTTGATTTCCACGTAGAACTTTCAACTAAACCTGAAAAAGCAGTTGGAGATGACAAAGTATGGGAAATTTCTGAAAAAGCCTTAGAAGAAACATTGCAAGAATTAGGAATAGAATATAGAATAAATCCAGGAGATGGAGCTTTCTATGGTCCTAAGATAGATTTCAAAATGAAAGATTCTATAGGAAGAATTTGGCAAACAGGAACTATACAACTTGATATGAACTTACCTGCAAGATTTAATATGAGCTATATAGGTAAGGATGGAGAAAAACATGAGCCAGTAATGATACATAGAGCTATGTTTGGATCTCTTGAAAGATTTATGGGAATATTAATAGAACACTATGCTGGAGCATTCCCTGTATGGCTTGCACCAACACAAGTAAAAATAATGACTATTTCAGCTGAACAAGTTGACTATGCAACTAAATTACATAAGAGATTACTTGATTTAGGTATAGGGGCTGAACTTGATATTAGAGATGAAAAAATAGGATATAAGATCAGAGAAGCAAATGGAGATCAAAAAATACCTGTACAATTAGTAATAGGTAAAAATGAAGTATTAGAAAATACAGTAAATGTTAGAAGATTTGGTTCTACTGATAGCACAACTAAAAATGTAGATGAATTCATCAAAGAATTATTAGATGAAATAAATATACAATTTTAGTTCATAAGGAGGAGTTATATGTATAATGATAAAGAATTAAATGGTAGAATAGATTCAGGTATATTTGGTTCATATTTATGGATGGGTATAGGGCTTTTAATTACCTTCGGTATTATGTATGCTTCTATATATAATTTACAATTAGTACAAATTTCTTTTACTCTTAATAGATTTTCTATATTACTTATTCTTGCTATAGCAATAGGTATGAGATTTATAATTGTAAAAGCAAATGCATTTGTATTAAAACTGGTATTTATAGGATATTCAGCATTTTTAGGTATATTATTAATCCCTATAATGTTTGCATATGAAACAGCATCTATTATGACACTATTTGGAGCATCATCTGCAATGTTTATAGGTATGAGTGCTTATGGATATTTTACAGGTTCTAATCTACAAGGTTATTCAAAATATTTATTTGGTGGTATTTTAGGTATAATAGTAATGACATTATTAAATAACTATTTATTTAGAAACAATGCTTTAGATATAGCTATTTCAATTATAGGTTTATTAATATTTATAATTTATACTGCAGTAGATACTCAAAGAATTAAAACTATGTTACTTGAAGCATATTATGAAGGTGAAACAGAATTAGTAGAAAAAGTTAAGATTTTTGGAGCTTTAATGCTATATCTTGACTTCATAAACATGTTCCTATATCTATTATCTTTATTTGGAAAAAGAAGAAATTAATAATTTGTACATGCATCTTTTAGGATGCATGTCTTTTTATTTGTAAAAGCAATAAAAATATGTTAAAATATAGAGTAATAACAAGGGTGGAGTAAGTAATTTTAAAGAACTTTTATACAAGAGTTTTTTAATGTTATTTGCTCACTCTTAAAATAATAAATAGGAGGACATTATGTTTGATAAAAAAACTTACATTTTAAATGTATCAGGAAAAGATGTAAAAGTTGAAACAGGAGAAATTGCAAGACAAGCAGGTGGTTCAGTTGTAGTAACTATGGGTGGAACTACAGTACTTGTAACTACAACTAGAAGTAAGGAAGTAAAAGATGGACAAGATTTCTTTCCATTAACTGTAGACTATATTGAAAAATTTTACGCTACAGGTAAGTTCCCAGGAGGGTTTATTAAAAGAGAATCTAAACCTTCAACAGAAGAAATATTAATTTCAAGACTTATAGATAGACCTATAAGACCTTTATTTCCAGAAGGTTTCTTTAATGCAGTTCATGTAGTAATAAATGTAATTAGTTTTGATGGTATTAATATGCCAGAAGATATAGCTACTATAGGGGTATCTTTTGCATTAGAATTATCAGATATTCCATTTAGTGGGCCTGTAGCTGGTGTTACTGTTGGATATATGAATGGAGAATATATTATTAATCCAGAAAAAGAACAAAGAGATAACATGGATATTTACTTATCAGTTGCTGGTACAAAAAGTGCTATAACTATGGTTGAAGCTGGGGCAAATGAAGTAAGTGAAGAAGAAATGCTTAATGCAATAATGTTGGGGCATGAGGCTATAAAAAATATTTGTGAACAACAAGAAGAAATTTTAAATACTTTAGGTATAGAGAAAATGGAATTTAAAGGTATTGTATATGATGAAAGAGTAACTAATTTCTTAGATTCATATACAGGGGATTTAAAAAATGCTATCTTAGTTCCAGGGAAATTAGAAAAATATGAAGCTATAGATAATTTATGTGATAGTTTATTATCTAAATTTAAATTAGAAATAGCAAAAGAAATGTTATCTAAAGAAAAAACAGAAGAAGAAAGATTATTAGAATTAATAGGTGAAAATAAAACTAAGTCTATGGATGAATTAGTTAAAGAATTTAAAAACTATTATCATGATTTAGAAAAGAAAATTGTAAGAGAATTAATAATATTTGATAAATATAGAGCAGATGGAAGAAAAATTGATGAAATAAGACCACTAAATGCTCAAATAGATGTATTAAAGATGCCACATGGTTCAGCTTTATTTACTCGTGGAGAAACACAAGCTTTAGTTGTGGCAACACTAGGTTCTAAAGAAGATGAACAAATTATAGATGGTATGGAAGGAGAGTATAATAAAAAATTCTTCTTACACTATAACTTCCCTCCATTTTCAGTAGGTGAAGCAGGATTTATGAGAGCACCAGGAAGAAGAGAATTAGGACATGGAAACTTAGCAGAAAGAGCACTTAAAGCTGTAATGCCATCAGTAGATAATTTTCCATATACAGT containing:
- the pnp gene encoding polyribonucleotide nucleotidyltransferase gives rise to the protein MFDKKTYILNVSGKDVKVETGEIARQAGGSVVVTMGGTTVLVTTTRSKEVKDGQDFFPLTVDYIEKFYATGKFPGGFIKRESKPSTEEILISRLIDRPIRPLFPEGFFNAVHVVINVISFDGINMPEDIATIGVSFALELSDIPFSGPVAGVTVGYMNGEYIINPEKEQRDNMDIYLSVAGTKSAITMVEAGANEVSEEEMLNAIMLGHEAIKNICEQQEEILNTLGIEKMEFKGIVYDERVTNFLDSYTGDLKNAILVPGKLEKYEAIDNLCDSLLSKFKLEIAKEMLSKEKTEEERLLELIGENKTKSMDELVKEFKNYYHDLEKKIVRELIIFDKYRADGRKIDEIRPLNAQIDVLKMPHGSALFTRGETQALVVATLGSKEDEQIIDGMEGEYNKKFFLHYNFPPFSVGEAGFMRAPGRRELGHGNLAERALKAVMPSVDNFPYTVRVVSEITESNGSSSQASICGGSLALMAAGVPIRGTVAGIAMGLIKEDENFTVLTDIQGLEDHLGDMDFKVAGTKKGITAIQMDIKIEGINKEIMEIALSQALKGRMHIIEVMEATIPEPRPNLPENAPKIINLRIDPSKIAALIGPAGKVIKSIIEETGVKIDVEDDGRVAIFGIDQDMMNRAYELVTQYTLTVELDKVYKGRITKLAKFGAFVELAPGTEGLLHISEISHKRIKQVEDVLKVDDMVDVKVIALEDNNKFSLSMKALIEKEEVKEENNEGE